Proteins from a single region of Chryseobacterium scophthalmum:
- a CDS encoding DNA alkylation repair protein: MNELLENIVKIEHGFKHIIEAGSLLLKNDGTDHLPMAKRFIETNQVYQIRMLGVYMLGEISHTNPVALHILKNSIPKDKNWRVQEMLAKAFDSYCKHIGYEYALPEIESWINNENTNIKRAVTEGLRIWTSRDFFKQHPEIAIELISRNKLTDSEYLSKSIGNSLRDIRKKHPEAIGKETSKWDVNHHKIQFILKLINK; encoded by the coding sequence ATGAACGAACTTCTTGAAAATATTGTAAAAATAGAGCACGGCTTCAAACATATCATCGAAGCTGGAAGCCTTCTACTTAAAAATGATGGTACCGATCATTTGCCTATGGCAAAAAGATTCATAGAAACCAATCAGGTTTATCAAATCAGAATGTTAGGCGTTTATATGTTGGGCGAAATTTCCCATACAAATCCAGTCGCATTGCATATTCTGAAAAATAGTATTCCAAAAGATAAAAATTGGCGAGTACAGGAGATGCTTGCTAAAGCCTTCGATTCATATTGTAAACACATAGGCTACGAATATGCATTACCCGAAATTGAATCCTGGATCAACAATGAAAATACAAATATTAAACGTGCGGTAACAGAAGGTTTGCGCATATGGACCAGCCGGGATTTCTTTAAACAACATCCGGAAATTGCCATAGAGCTCATCAGTAGAAATAAATTGACAGATAGTGAGTATCTAAGTAAGTCAATTGGAAATTCCTTACGTGATATCAGAAAAAAACATCCTGAAGCAATCGGAAAAGAAACATCGAAATGGGATGTCAATCATCATAAAATACAGTTTATATTAAAGCTGATTAATAAGTGA